A portion of the Liberibacter crescens BT-1 genome contains these proteins:
- a CDS encoding PilZ domain-containing protein produces MMSYNFRNPQFLDQRAFQRVGVQLNAVLLLIDNSEHQCFVHEISPGDICFSCNVFMKLTDFVIIFVEKIGRIEGNIIKVDDTKNAFVATIRALDKDRQKLASKLVWLANKDELKLQDHRQHERIFPRKSDATLILENKKSYPCQVVNISLSGVFLKTELTLQLNSIVQFNGISARVVRSSPEGVAIAFSEVQPKEMLNHFCFY; encoded by the coding sequence ATGATGTCTTACAATTTCCGCAATCCACAATTTCTTGATCAACGAGCATTTCAACGGGTTGGCGTTCAATTGAACGCTGTGCTTCTATTGATTGATAATAGTGAGCATCAGTGTTTTGTTCATGAGATATCTCCAGGAGATATTTGTTTTTCTTGTAATGTTTTTATGAAGCTGACAGACTTTGTTATTATTTTTGTCGAAAAGATTGGTCGTATAGAAGGTAACATCATAAAAGTTGATGATACTAAGAATGCTTTTGTGGCAACAATTCGAGCTCTTGACAAAGATCGACAAAAATTAGCATCGAAGCTAGTTTGGTTAGCCAATAAAGACGAGTTAAAATTGCAAGATCATCGACAGCATGAGCGTATATTTCCACGTAAAAGTGATGCAACATTAATTTTGGAAAATAAAAAGTCTTATCCTTGTCAAGTTGTTAATATATCATTATCTGGAGTTTTTTTAAAGACAGAATTGACACTACAACTTAATTCGATCGTACAGTTTAATGGCATATCTGCGCGTGTTGTTCGTTCTTCTCCCGAAGGGGTTGCTATAGCATTTTCTGAAGTTCAGCCAAAAGAGATGTTAAATCATTTTTGCTTTTATTAA
- a CDS encoding transglutaminase-like cysteine peptidase: MKEKSLLAISAMFSLLLYIPSINAQEKSKMLISGPTSQPIGHYEFCKKYFKECQYVGGDKGRFKLTDKRWKVLNSINHLVNVSYKSLTDQEIYGVEEKWEYPVTAADCEDFVLIKRKKLLEKGFPVSDLLITVVLKPDTQAHAVLVVRTDRGDFILDNMHDDILLWLKTEYKYIKRQSPRHPGHWQKILDNHMHQVSKK, encoded by the coding sequence ATGAAGGAAAAAAGTCTATTAGCAATAAGTGCTATGTTTTCCTTGTTATTGTATATTCCTTCGATTAATGCTCAAGAAAAATCGAAAATGCTGATTTCAGGCCCAACTTCTCAGCCTATAGGTCATTATGAATTCTGCAAAAAATATTTTAAGGAGTGTCAATATGTTGGTGGAGATAAAGGTAGATTTAAATTAACTGATAAAAGATGGAAAGTACTTAATTCTATTAACCATCTAGTGAATGTTTCTTATAAGTCGTTAACAGATCAAGAGATATATGGAGTTGAAGAAAAGTGGGAATATCCTGTTACGGCTGCTGATTGTGAAGACTTTGTTCTTATAAAGAGAAAAAAACTTTTAGAAAAAGGGTTTCCTGTTTCAGATTTGCTGATTACCGTTGTGTTAAAGCCAGACACTCAGGCCCATGCTGTTCTTGTTGTAAGGACAGATAGGGGTGATTTTATACTTGATAATATGCACGATGATATATTATTGTGGTTAAAGACTGAGTATAAATATATAAAGAGACAATCTCCAAGGCATCCTGGGCATTGGCAGAAAATTTTAGATAATCATATGCATCAAGTTAGTAAGAAATAA
- the guaB gene encoding IMP dehydrogenase has product MAKIIETSTGREALTFDDVLLLPGYSEVLPAHINITTKIAEGFELNLPIISAAMDKVTDSRLSIAMAQAGGLGVIHRNLSPFEQAEQVRQVKKFESGMVVNPVTISPNSSLAQALDLMKKHSISGIPVVEDNSSHPSYVKAGRLVGILTNRDVRFASDISQKVGELMTQKLITVKKSVSLQEAKSLLHHHRIEKLLVVDDYGCCIGLITVKDIEKSKLNPNATKDNEGRLRTAAAVSVGKDANERIELLVDAGVDLVVIDTAHGHSQKILETVQEIKKKFSSMLVMAGNVATAEGTAALIDSGADIVKVGIGPGSICTTRIVTGAGVPQLAAIMSAVEIAQRSSVPVIADGGIKFSGDIAKAIAAGAEAVMIGSLLAGTDESPGEVFLYQGRSFKAYRGMGSVAAMSRGSAGRYFQDEITDALKLVPEGVEGQVPYKGPVSSVLHQLAGGLKASMGYVGAGSIKEFQDKAVFVRISWAGLKESHPHDVIITRESPNYPASN; this is encoded by the coding sequence ATGGCAAAAATTATCGAAACGTCAACAGGTCGTGAAGCTTTAACGTTTGATGATGTTTTGTTACTGCCAGGATATTCTGAAGTTTTGCCAGCACATATTAATATTACTACAAAGATCGCTGAAGGTTTTGAACTTAACCTTCCTATTATATCAGCTGCCATGGATAAAGTAACAGATTCTCGTCTTTCTATAGCTATGGCGCAGGCTGGTGGCCTAGGAGTTATACATCGAAATTTATCTCCTTTTGAACAGGCTGAACAAGTTCGTCAGGTTAAAAAATTTGAAAGTGGTATGGTTGTTAATCCAGTAACGATTTCTCCAAATTCATCCTTAGCTCAAGCACTAGATTTGATGAAAAAGCATAGTATATCTGGTATTCCAGTTGTTGAGGATAATTCGTCTCATCCTTCTTACGTCAAGGCTGGGCGTTTGGTGGGGATCCTCACTAATAGAGATGTACGATTTGCATCTGATATTTCCCAGAAAGTTGGAGAGTTGATGACTCAAAAGCTTATCACTGTTAAAAAGAGCGTTTCTCTCCAGGAAGCTAAAAGTTTGCTTCATCATCATCGTATTGAAAAACTTTTGGTTGTAGATGATTATGGCTGTTGTATCGGTTTGATTACTGTTAAAGATATAGAAAAGTCGAAACTTAATCCAAATGCAACTAAAGACAATGAAGGACGTCTTCGGACTGCTGCTGCTGTTTCAGTAGGTAAAGATGCAAATGAGCGAATAGAACTTCTCGTTGATGCAGGAGTAGATCTTGTTGTTATAGATACTGCTCATGGCCATTCACAAAAAATTCTTGAGACTGTACAAGAGATTAAGAAAAAATTCAGTTCTATGCTAGTGATGGCTGGTAATGTTGCAACTGCTGAAGGGACAGCTGCGCTTATTGATTCTGGTGCTGATATAGTTAAGGTTGGTATTGGGCCTGGATCGATTTGTACAACAAGAATTGTAACAGGTGCCGGAGTTCCTCAGCTTGCAGCAATTATGTCTGCTGTTGAGATTGCTCAACGTTCATCTGTTCCTGTCATTGCTGATGGGGGTATCAAGTTTTCTGGCGATATTGCTAAAGCAATTGCTGCAGGTGCTGAAGCTGTTATGATTGGTTCATTGTTGGCTGGGACCGATGAAAGTCCAGGAGAAGTTTTTTTATATCAAGGTCGTTCCTTTAAGGCTTATCGAGGAATGGGTTCTGTTGCGGCTATGTCACGTGGCTCGGCAGGGCGATATTTTCAAGATGAGATTACAGATGCATTAAAGTTAGTTCCAGAAGGAGTAGAAGGGCAGGTTCCTTATAAGGGGCCAGTTTCTTCTGTTCTTCATCAGTTGGCAGGTGGTCTTAAGGCATCTATGGGTTATGTTGGGGCAGGTAGTATAAAAGAGTTTCAGGATAAGGCAGTTTTTGTACGTATATCTTGGGCCGGATTAAAAGAGTCTCATCCACATGATGTAATAATCACACGCGAAAGCCCTAACTATCCTGCATCGAATTAA
- a CDS encoding PAS domain-containing protein produces the protein MRLKTSKKVFDYWNKLRGDESVLLQKLIKLAPISHFLSNLFILEIIDSKFHFRLAGTEICMIFENELNGKFFSEIWDNVFKKKSEMLAQDVMKKLKSLIIYASSQTIYKQLLEVEVVLMPLCSGDVGCDRILGCLSIDGKEFRYIASPIEILKINHFTIIDDTKIENSSLEEKAFDFYTSSSVEDSWFGYYRKKMLHFKVFNGDKKEY, from the coding sequence ATGCGTTTAAAAACGAGTAAAAAGGTCTTTGATTATTGGAATAAATTGCGTGGAGATGAGAGCGTTCTCTTGCAGAAGCTGATTAAGCTAGCACCAATAAGTCATTTTTTATCCAACTTATTTATTCTTGAGATTATTGATTCTAAATTTCACTTTCGGTTAGCAGGCACTGAAATTTGTATGATATTTGAAAATGAGTTGAATGGAAAATTTTTCTCTGAAATTTGGGACAATGTCTTTAAAAAAAAGAGTGAGATGTTAGCTCAAGATGTGATGAAAAAACTGAAATCACTTATTATTTATGCATCGAGTCAGACAATATACAAGCAATTACTAGAAGTCGAGGTTGTGCTCATGCCGTTGTGTTCTGGGGATGTAGGTTGTGATAGAATTCTTGGCTGTTTGAGTATAGATGGTAAGGAATTCCGCTATATTGCGTCTCCAATTGAAATTCTGAAAATCAATCATTTTACAATAATAGATGACACAAAAATAGAAAACTCTTCTTTAGAAGAGAAGGCTTTTGATTTTTATACTTCGTCTTCTGTGGAGGATTCTTGGTTTGGTTATTATCGTAAAAAAATGTTGCACTTTAAAGTTTTTAATGGAGATAAAAAAGAGTATTGA